A genomic stretch from Hymenobacter psoromatis includes:
- a CDS encoding ATP-dependent DNA helicase RecG — MLAALTKTDLLITIATGENSAVEFKRDDIRPEQLAKELVAFGNFEGGRVLLGVEDDGTVSGLRYSQERDAARVEEWVMTVCRTHVQPGIIPFFQIIRDVEPGRDVAVIQLNRAVQVLYAWHNQRRTYYVRAGTVSAEMDSYELARLFQQRGQVRADVQPVGGTSLADLDLGRLLDYFRRVRQQEDTPEADDAAGWTQLLLNTELMVELRDAVVPAGTLVCSLASLLLFGRNPNRFLPQAGITAVRYAGQEKEYATPQRFRGPLVALFQKDDSGQVEKLEDGVIDRALAFVQQHASDPEKLVGAVRTEQWHYPPEAVREAIVNAVAHRDYLLGATDIELAIYADRLEVISPGRLPNGITPARMRAGTRATRNQLVLDVLRDYRYMEHMGMGIRLKIIRLMREYNGTEPDLEVNEDRFTLRLWR; from the coding sequence ATGCTGGCTGCCTTAACCAAAACTGACCTGCTAATTACCATTGCCACGGGCGAAAACTCGGCCGTAGAATTTAAGCGCGATGACATTCGGCCCGAGCAGTTAGCTAAGGAGCTGGTGGCCTTCGGTAATTTTGAGGGCGGGCGGGTGCTTCTGGGCGTGGAAGATGATGGTACGGTAAGCGGTTTGCGCTATAGTCAGGAGCGCGACGCGGCCCGCGTAGAAGAATGGGTGATGACCGTATGCCGCACCCACGTGCAACCAGGCATTATTCCATTTTTTCAGATAATCCGCGACGTAGAACCCGGCCGCGACGTGGCAGTTATTCAGCTCAACCGGGCCGTGCAGGTACTGTACGCCTGGCACAACCAGCGCCGTACGTACTACGTGCGCGCCGGCACCGTGAGCGCCGAAATGGACTCGTATGAACTGGCCCGCTTATTTCAGCAACGCGGACAGGTGCGGGCCGATGTGCAGCCCGTGGGCGGTACTTCGCTGGCCGACCTCGATTTGGGTCGTTTGCTCGATTATTTCCGGCGAGTGCGCCAGCAGGAGGACACCCCTGAGGCGGACGATGCGGCCGGCTGGACGCAATTGCTGCTGAATACCGAACTGATGGTGGAGTTGCGCGATGCCGTAGTGCCAGCCGGGACCCTGGTTTGTTCACTAGCCAGCTTGCTACTGTTCGGGCGAAATCCTAACCGCTTTTTACCGCAGGCGGGCATTACGGCAGTGAGGTACGCGGGGCAAGAAAAAGAGTATGCTACCCCCCAAAGGTTTCGTGGCCCCTTGGTAGCCCTGTTTCAGAAAGATGACAGCGGGCAAGTAGAAAAACTCGAAGATGGCGTCATTGACCGGGCGCTGGCCTTCGTGCAGCAGCACGCCAGCGACCCCGAAAAACTGGTGGGCGCGGTACGCACTGAACAGTGGCACTACCCCCCCGAAGCGGTGCGCGAGGCTATTGTCAACGCTGTGGCCCACCGCGATTACCTATTGGGTGCCACGGACATTGAGCTAGCTATTTACGCCGACCGGCTCGAAGTCATTTCGCCCGGCCGCCTCCCCAACGGCATCACCCCAGCCCGGATGCGCGCCGGCACCCGCGCCACCCGCAATCAGCTGGTGCTCGACGTGCTGCGCGATTATCGCTATATGGAGCACATGGGCATGGGCATCCGATTAAAAATTATTCGACTGATGCGCGAGTATAATGGCACCGAGCCGGATTTAGAAGTGAACGAGGACCGGTTTACGCTGCGCTTGTGGCGGTAA
- a CDS encoding alpha-L-glutamate ligase → MKLAILSREPNSYSTKRLVEAAIARGHEVRVLDHLRCNLVLEKGQPSILYRGQVLDRPDAVIPRIGASVTFYGTAVVRQFEMMKVRTAVDSQAIVRSRDKLRSMQILSRAGVGMPKTAFTNDTDELPALIEHVGGAPVIIKLLEGTQGLGVVLAESAKAAQSVIEAFHNLKARILVQEFIDEAKGADVRAFVVDGEVVGAMRRQGKEGEFRSNLHRGGTGTLVKLSRAEKAAALLATKALGLGVAGVDMLQSKRGPLVLEVNSSPGLEGIEKATGLDIAGRIIDYTAALTLRKRGGKTKPKRAKAAPDPE, encoded by the coding sequence ATGAAACTGGCAATTCTCTCGCGCGAACCCAACTCGTACTCCACCAAGCGGCTGGTGGAGGCGGCCATCGCGCGCGGCCACGAAGTGCGGGTGCTCGACCACCTGCGCTGCAACCTGGTGCTCGAAAAAGGCCAGCCCAGCATCCTCTACCGGGGCCAAGTGCTGGACCGGCCCGACGCCGTGATTCCGCGCATCGGGGCGTCGGTCACGTTCTACGGCACGGCCGTGGTGCGGCAATTCGAGATGATGAAAGTGCGTACGGCCGTGGACAGCCAGGCCATCGTGCGCTCCCGCGACAAGCTCCGCTCGATGCAAATCCTGAGCCGGGCGGGGGTAGGGATGCCCAAAACGGCCTTCACCAACGACACCGACGAACTGCCCGCGCTCATCGAGCACGTGGGTGGTGCGCCGGTCATTATCAAGCTCTTGGAAGGCACTCAGGGTCTGGGCGTGGTGCTGGCTGAGAGCGCCAAGGCCGCGCAATCCGTCATCGAAGCCTTTCACAACCTGAAGGCCCGCATCCTGGTGCAGGAGTTTATTGATGAGGCCAAGGGGGCCGACGTGCGCGCCTTCGTGGTCGATGGCGAGGTGGTGGGGGCAATGCGCCGACAGGGTAAGGAAGGCGAGTTTCGCTCGAACCTGCACCGCGGCGGCACCGGCACCTTGGTCAAGCTAAGCCGCGCCGAAAAAGCTGCCGCCCTGCTGGCCACCAAGGCGCTGGGCCTGGGCGTGGCCGGCGTCGATATGCTGCAAAGCAAGCGCGGCCCGCTGGTGCTCGAAGTCAATTCGTCGCCCGGCCTCGAAGGCATCGAGAAAGCCACGGGCCTCGACATCGCGGGCCGCATCATCGACTACACGGCCGCCCTCACGCTGCGCAAGCGCGGCGGCAAAACCAAGCCCAAGCGCGCAAAGGCTGCCCCCGACCCGGAATAG
- a CDS encoding ATP-dependent zinc protease: MTVKKRPAKRLLGRRELIDLPLLNLRGVGAKVDSGAYTSAIHCADLHLVPDPATGQPVLHVRLLDPEHPATDGQPLVFREFTQRDIRSSNGEVQARYVIRTVVRLYGQNFDTEFSLANRSDLRHPVLLGRALLRQGRFVVDVARLELSYKAERRAAEKVRRAAAAPDGPV, translated from the coding sequence ATGACAGTGAAAAAACGCCCCGCCAAACGCCTGCTCGGCCGCCGTGAGCTCATTGACCTGCCCTTGCTAAATCTGCGGGGGGTAGGGGCCAAGGTTGATAGCGGGGCCTACACCAGCGCCATCCATTGCGCCGACCTGCACCTGGTGCCCGACCCCGCCACCGGCCAGCCCGTGCTGCACGTGCGCCTGCTCGACCCCGAGCACCCCGCCACCGACGGCCAACCGCTGGTTTTCCGCGAATTCACGCAGCGCGACATTCGCTCCTCCAACGGCGAGGTGCAGGCGCGCTACGTCATTCGCACCGTGGTGCGGCTGTATGGGCAGAATTTCGATACCGAGTTTTCGCTGGCCAACCGCTCCGACCTGCGCCACCCGGTGCTGCTGGGGCGGGCGCTGCTGCGGCAGGGCCGCTTCGTGGTCGATGTGGCGCGCCTCGAACTCTCGTATAAGGCTGAGCGCCGGGCCGCTGAGAAAGTGCGCCGCGCCGCCGCCGCGCCCGATGGGCCAGTTTAG
- a CDS encoding N-acetylglucosamine transporter produces MRPPATLSTRLVSLDVFRGLTVMLMTVVNNPGDWGHIYPPLEHAEWNGCTPTDLVFPFFLFIVGVSLAYALAGAKRDGVPLGPVLARVARRAAVLFGLGVFTSLYPHFDLATVRIMGVLQRIALVYFGCSVICLTTSWRTQLLLLVVFLGSYAALMQLVPVPGFGPANLEPTTNLGAWLDRTLLTEPHLWKTSRTWDPEGLLGTLPALGTGLLGLLAGTWLRRPAAGLSKPVGLALAGLLAVLAGLLWNVWFPINKALWTSSYVLYAGGLALGLLALLYWLCDERGYRRGVGPALAFGVNAIAVFFFSAILSRTFGLLRLPGPARPPVGLKEWLYGWGIVPFFSDPRNASLAGAVVCLLIWWGVLSFLRRQHWVWKV; encoded by the coding sequence ATGCGTCCACCCGCTACGCTCTCTACCCGCCTGGTTTCGCTCGATGTATTCCGGGGCCTCACCGTGATGCTGATGACGGTGGTGAACAACCCCGGCGACTGGGGCCACATCTACCCGCCCCTGGAGCACGCCGAATGGAACGGCTGCACACCCACCGACCTCGTGTTTCCATTCTTCTTGTTCATCGTGGGCGTGAGCCTGGCTTATGCCCTGGCCGGAGCCAAGCGCGACGGCGTGCCGCTGGGACCAGTGCTGGCGCGGGTGGCGCGGCGGGCGGCCGTGCTGTTTGGGCTGGGCGTGTTCACCTCGCTCTACCCGCACTTCGACTTGGCCACGGTGCGCATCATGGGCGTGCTGCAACGCATTGCGCTGGTGTACTTTGGGTGCAGCGTTATCTGCCTCACCACCAGTTGGCGCACGCAGCTACTGCTGCTGGTCGTGTTCCTGGGTAGCTACGCCGCGCTGATGCAGTTGGTGCCGGTGCCCGGCTTTGGCCCCGCCAACCTGGAGCCCACCACCAACCTCGGTGCCTGGCTCGACCGCACGCTGCTCACCGAGCCGCACCTCTGGAAAACCTCCCGCACCTGGGACCCCGAAGGCCTGCTCGGCACGTTGCCCGCGCTGGGCACCGGGCTGCTGGGCCTGCTGGCGGGCACGTGGCTGCGTCGGCCCGCCGCCGGGCTCAGCAAGCCGGTGGGCCTGGCGCTGGCCGGCTTGCTGGCGGTGCTGGCCGGCCTGCTCTGGAACGTCTGGTTCCCGATTAATAAAGCGCTGTGGACCAGTTCCTACGTGCTTTATGCGGGTGGGCTGGCGCTGGGGCTGTTGGCGCTGCTCTACTGGCTCTGCGACGAGCGGGGCTACCGGCGGGGGGTAGGGCCGGCGCTGGCCTTCGGGGTGAATGCCATCGCGGTCTTTTTCTTCTCCGCTATCCTGTCGCGCACCTTTGGGCTGCTGCGGCTGCCGGGGCCGGCGCGCCCGCCGGTCGGCCTCAAAGAATGGCTCTATGGCTGGGGTATTGTGCCGTTTTTCAGTGACCCGCGCAATGCGTCGCTGGCCGGCGCGGTGGTATGTTTGCTCATCTGGTGGGGCGTGCTCAGTTTTCTGCGGCGGCAGCATTGGGTCTGGAAAGTCTGA
- a CDS encoding oxidoreductase, protein MKKTALLTGATGLIGSALLPLLLASDRYAKVIVVGRRPVSTSHPKLTQVVTDLGQLEAERLRLIADDVYCCLGTTIRQAGSRVAFYQVDFLYVVQLAALTAANFAAQFLVVSSLGADVGSRFYYSRVKGEMEAAVRQTPFRAIHIFRPSLLLGERPTPRLGERLGAAVLALARPLLRGGWAKYRPVAAVTVAQAMLRAAEDDGGGIRIHNSETL, encoded by the coding sequence ATGAAAAAAACCGCGCTTTTGACTGGCGCAACTGGCCTCATTGGCAGTGCGTTGCTACCCCTGCTGCTGGCTTCGGACCGCTACGCCAAAGTCATCGTGGTGGGCCGCCGCCCGGTAAGCACTAGCCACCCCAAGCTCACGCAGGTAGTCACCGACCTGGGGCAGCTCGAAGCCGAGCGCCTGCGCCTCATTGCCGACGACGTGTACTGCTGCCTGGGCACCACCATCCGGCAGGCCGGTTCGCGCGTGGCATTCTATCAGGTTGATTTTCTGTACGTAGTGCAACTGGCGGCCCTCACGGCGGCCAATTTTGCGGCGCAGTTTCTGGTGGTGTCCTCGCTGGGGGCCGATGTCGGTTCGCGCTTCTACTATAGCCGGGTGAAAGGCGAAATGGAAGCGGCCGTGCGGCAGACGCCATTTCGGGCCATTCATATTTTTCGGCCCTCGCTGCTGCTGGGCGAGCGCCCTACCCCCCGCCTGGGCGAGCGGCTGGGCGCGGCCGTGCTGGCGCTCGCCCGCCCGCTGCTGCGCGGCGGCTGGGCCAAATACCGCCCCGTAGCTGCCGTCACCGTGGCCCAGGCCATGCTGCGCGCCGCCGAAGACGATGGGGGCGGCATCCGCATCCACAACTCCGAAACCCTGTAA
- a CDS encoding cytidylate kinase produces the protein MKNLVIAIDGYSSCGKSTTAKAVATILHYAYLDTGAMYRGVTLFLLENDIAFDDMARVEQALHHDIRLSFKRNRRTGRNELCLNDKIREDDIRQMRISNSVSEVSVIPQVRHAMVAQQQQMGRKRGVVMDGRDIGTTVFPDAEVKIFMTADVAIRARRRQDELTATGEQVALDAIIENLRKRDHIDSTRAESPLRRAADAVLLDTTHITITEQVDFVLDKVSSALFAAYAHKING, from the coding sequence ATGAAAAACCTCGTCATCGCCATTGATGGCTACTCTTCCTGTGGCAAAAGCACTACTGCTAAGGCAGTTGCCACTATCCTGCACTACGCTTACCTCGATACCGGGGCCATGTACCGGGGCGTTACGCTTTTCTTACTGGAAAACGACATCGCCTTCGACGACATGGCGCGGGTTGAGCAGGCCTTGCACCATGATATCCGGCTCAGCTTTAAGCGCAACCGCCGCACGGGCCGCAACGAGCTGTGCCTGAATGATAAAATTCGGGAGGATGACATTCGCCAGATGCGAATTTCTAACTCCGTGAGCGAAGTGTCCGTGATTCCGCAGGTGCGCCACGCGATGGTGGCCCAGCAGCAGCAGATGGGCCGCAAGCGGGGGGTAGTGATGGACGGCCGCGACATTGGCACCACCGTTTTCCCCGATGCCGAGGTCAAGATTTTTATGACTGCTGACGTGGCTATCCGCGCCCGCCGCCGCCAGGACGAACTAACCGCCACCGGCGAGCAGGTGGCGCTCGATGCCATTATCGAAAACCTGCGCAAGCGCGACCACATCGACTCAACCCGCGCCGAAAGCCCCCTGCGCCGCGCCGCCGACGCCGTGCTGCTCGACACCACGCACATCACCATCACCGAGCAAGTTGATTTTGTGCTCGATAAAGTGTCGTCGGCCCTCTTCGCGGCCTACGCGCATAAGATAAATGGTTAA
- a CDS encoding 4-hydroxy-3-methylbut-2-enyl diphosphate reductase codes for MQVTIDKNSGYCFGVEFAIQMAEDELQHSGGTLYCLGDIVHNRMEVERLNQQGLRVIDREQLGTLHDCKVLIRAHGEPPETYQLALQNNLELIDASCPVVLKLQNRVKHAFDATTRENGQIVIYGQPGHAEVIGLTGQTRNQALIVMTEADLDQIDFARPVTLFSQTTKSTAGFYQMKALIEARIAAAGGALESFDANDSICRQVSNREPQLARFAQEHDVILFVSGRKSSNGKALFSVVNAVNQRSYFIENEHEIQEEWFAEATSVGICGATSTPLWLMRQVADRAESLEVAA; via the coding sequence ATGCAGGTAACCATCGATAAAAACTCCGGATACTGTTTTGGGGTCGAGTTCGCCATTCAGATGGCCGAAGACGAGTTGCAGCACAGCGGCGGCACGCTCTATTGCCTCGGCGATATCGTGCATAACCGCATGGAAGTGGAGCGCCTCAACCAGCAGGGCCTGCGCGTTATCGACCGCGAGCAGCTCGGCACGCTGCACGACTGCAAGGTGCTCATTCGGGCGCACGGCGAACCGCCCGAAACCTACCAACTGGCCCTGCAAAACAACCTGGAGCTGATTGACGCCAGCTGCCCGGTGGTGCTCAAGCTGCAAAATCGCGTGAAGCACGCCTTCGACGCCACCACCCGCGAAAACGGCCAAATCGTCATCTATGGCCAGCCCGGCCACGCCGAAGTCATCGGCCTCACCGGCCAAACGCGCAACCAGGCCCTCATCGTGATGACCGAGGCCGACCTCGACCAGATTGACTTCGCGCGGCCCGTCACGCTCTTCAGCCAGACCACCAAAAGCACGGCCGGCTTCTACCAGATGAAAGCCCTGATAGAAGCCCGCATTGCCGCCGCCGGCGGCGCGCTCGAAAGCTTCGACGCCAACGACAGCATTTGCCGCCAGGTGAGCAACCGCGAGCCCCAGCTGGCCCGCTTTGCCCAGGAGCACGACGTAATTCTATTCGTAAGCGGCCGCAAAAGCTCCAACGGCAAAGCCCTGTTCTCCGTAGTAAACGCCGTGAACCAGCGCAGCTATTTCATTGAGAACGAGCACGAAATCCAGGAAGAATGGTTTGCCGAAGCCACGTCAGTAGGTATCTGCGGTGCCACCAGCACCCCGCTCTGGCTCATGCGCCAGGTAGCCGACCGCGCGGAGAGCCTGGAAGTAGCGGCGTAG
- a CDS encoding succinylglutamate desuccinylase has product MLLGNALTINGLHIQPGERVLTRLVISRLPSGTVIDVPVHIIRSLEPGPVLLLMAGMHGDEVNGIETIRRLIRRDLLQPTCGTVIAIPILNIYGFLNFSREVPDGKDVNRSFPGHPRGSLASRVAHRFMREIMPLVDYGIDFHTGGKARANHSQLRCLLGEEPAIDALAAAFAAPFTLHSRLRTGSLRATAHALGKPIIVYETGESLRLDEPGIEEAVAGTLRVLHHLGMGPEGPTPARPNVVCHRHRWLRARYAGLFRAHVSLGDYVAEGQIYGSIADPYGEQAVRLESTLSGYVIGLNYMPVVNQGDALLHLAVPVQ; this is encoded by the coding sequence ATGTTATTAGGCAACGCGCTGACTATAAACGGCCTGCATATTCAGCCTGGCGAACGGGTACTTACCCGGCTGGTTATTTCGCGCCTGCCCTCCGGCACGGTCATCGACGTGCCGGTGCACATCATTCGCTCGCTGGAGCCCGGCCCGGTGCTGCTGCTGATGGCCGGCATGCACGGCGACGAGGTGAACGGCATCGAGACCATTCGGCGGCTTATTCGGCGCGATTTGTTGCAGCCCACGTGCGGCACGGTCATCGCCATTCCAATTCTCAATATTTACGGCTTTCTCAATTTCAGCCGCGAAGTGCCCGATGGCAAGGACGTGAACCGCTCGTTTCCGGGGCACCCGCGCGGCTCGCTGGCCAGCCGCGTGGCCCACCGCTTCATGCGCGAGATTATGCCGCTCGTGGACTACGGCATCGATTTTCACACCGGCGGCAAGGCGCGGGCCAACCATTCGCAGCTGCGCTGCCTGCTGGGCGAGGAGCCGGCGATTGACGCGCTGGCCGCCGCCTTCGCGGCGCCGTTTACGCTGCATTCGCGGCTGCGCACGGGTTCACTGCGCGCCACCGCCCACGCGCTGGGCAAGCCCATTATTGTCTATGAAACCGGCGAAAGCCTGCGCCTCGACGAGCCCGGCATCGAAGAAGCCGTGGCCGGCACGCTGCGGGTGCTGCACCACCTGGGCATGGGCCCCGAGGGCCCTACCCCCGCCCGGCCCAACGTAGTGTGCCACCGCCACCGCTGGCTGCGGGCGCGCTACGCCGGCCTGTTTCGGGCCCACGTTTCGCTGGGCGACTACGTGGCGGAAGGCCAGATTTACGGCTCCATCGCCGACCCCTACGGTGAGCAGGCCGTGCGCCTCGAATCAACGCTCAGCGGCTACGTTATCGGCCTCAACTACATGCCCGTCGTGAATCAGGGCGATGCGCTGCTGCACCTGGCCGTGCCCGTGCAATGA
- a CDS encoding alcohol dehydrogenase, translated as MRALQLDAPHQPAAVREIPTPQPGTDEVLVRLHAAALNHRDVWIQLGQYAGIKLPCTLGADGSGEIAALGAGVTGLEVGAPVIIYPGVDWGDEQRAQGRNFRVLGMPDPGTFAEYSVVPAHYVRPRPAHLSWEQAAALPLAGLTAYRAAFKRAQVQPGERVLVTGVGGGVAQVAAQFCAARGAEVWVTSGDDAKLARALALPLGLRGGINYRHDNWGRTLTKQAGGSFDVIIDSAAGAAFDTLLDVAAPGGRLVFFGATLGNVPQLPAAKVFWKQLSILGSSMGSEQDFDDMLALVNEHQLVPVVDKVFPLAEGEAALRYLEAGQQLGKVVLTC; from the coding sequence ATGCGCGCTCTTCAACTCGATGCTCCCCACCAGCCCGCCGCCGTGCGGGAAATCCCTACCCCCCAGCCCGGTACCGATGAGGTGCTGGTGCGGCTGCACGCCGCCGCCCTCAACCACCGCGACGTCTGGATTCAGCTGGGCCAATACGCGGGCATTAAGCTGCCTTGCACGCTGGGCGCCGATGGCAGCGGCGAAATCGCGGCCCTGGGCGCGGGCGTAACCGGCCTGGAAGTGGGCGCGCCAGTCATCATTTATCCCGGCGTGGACTGGGGCGACGAGCAGCGGGCGCAGGGCCGCAACTTCCGGGTGCTAGGCATGCCCGACCCTGGCACCTTTGCCGAATACAGCGTGGTACCGGCCCACTACGTGCGGCCCCGCCCGGCCCACCTGAGCTGGGAGCAGGCCGCCGCGCTGCCGCTGGCGGGCCTCACGGCCTACCGCGCAGCCTTCAAACGGGCGCAGGTGCAGCCCGGCGAGCGGGTGCTGGTGACGGGGGTAGGCGGCGGCGTGGCGCAGGTGGCCGCGCAGTTTTGCGCCGCGCGCGGGGCCGAGGTGTGGGTGACGTCGGGCGACGATGCCAAGCTGGCCCGCGCCCTGGCGCTGCCGCTGGGCCTGCGCGGCGGCATTAATTATCGGCATGACAACTGGGGCCGCACCCTCACCAAGCAGGCCGGCGGCAGCTTCGACGTGATTATTGACAGCGCGGCCGGTGCGGCTTTCGACACCTTGCTCGACGTGGCCGCGCCGGGCGGGCGCCTCGTGTTTTTTGGCGCTACGCTGGGCAATGTGCCGCAGCTGCCCGCCGCCAAGGTGTTCTGGAAGCAGCTCAGCATCCTGGGCTCGTCGATGGGCTCGGAGCAGGATTTTGACGACATGCTGGCCCTGGTAAACGAGCATCAGCTCGTGCCGGTGGTCGATAAGGTTTTCCCACTGGCCGAGGGCGAAGCCGCCCTACGCTACCTAGAAGCCGGCCAGCAGCTTGGCAAAGTGGTGCTGACGTGCTGA
- a CDS encoding glycoside hydrolase, which produces MLVLNFWSSYPRFLFYCLLSLLPLIGRAQAPPTLGAIAGSEDLRPAPPKRELRGFWVATVANIDWPNQRGEAPEQYRREYRRLLDAGQRAGLNAVFVQIRPASDAFYKSDLEPWSKYLTGRQGRPPGENDDPLPFLIAEAHRHNMEFHAWFNPYRATMDTVTRSLAPLHPYKKHPEWFIKYAGQYLYNPGLPEVRNHIKRVIMDVVRRYDIDGVHFDDYFYPYPEPNQVFHDEQAFRSQNPDSLKLADWRRQNVNVLIHDLHDSIQAAKRWVKFGISPFGVWMNKSADPLGSDTRAGQPSYSNLYADSRLWLAQGWVDYILPQLYWSTKFRLVPYATLLEWWTRNHFQRHLYIGHGTYRMLESTRSDTAWRNPRELPRQIRLNRDYPLDVQGSVFFSAKSLATNPLHTTDSLRQDLYRAPALVPVMPWLDSLAPRPVRELVLNRLGHTATLTWQPDLRPAADGDLAAYYVLYRFERGQVMGPNDPRRILTIVRPGGPAQPGTFADTTALPGVAYAYFLTAVDRLHNESLPVRIFSEGKLPVETLAAAPPAVAVAPPVAARPAPRPPVAVVPRPPSRPAASGAEEAAKTKIKVKEKPRRRGFFARLFGLK; this is translated from the coding sequence GTGCTTGTGTTGAATTTCTGGTCGTCCTACCCCCGCTTTCTTTTTTATTGTCTTTTGAGCTTGCTGCCGCTGATTGGGCGGGCGCAAGCGCCGCCTACCCTCGGTGCCATTGCCGGTTCGGAAGACCTGCGCCCTGCCCCGCCCAAGCGCGAACTGCGCGGCTTTTGGGTGGCCACGGTGGCCAACATAGACTGGCCCAACCAGCGCGGCGAAGCGCCCGAACAATACCGCCGCGAGTATCGCCGCCTGCTCGACGCTGGCCAGCGCGCCGGCCTCAACGCGGTGTTCGTGCAAATCCGGCCCGCGTCGGATGCTTTCTATAAGTCTGACTTAGAGCCCTGGAGCAAGTACCTGACCGGCCGCCAGGGCCGGCCGCCCGGCGAAAACGACGACCCGTTGCCCTTCCTCATCGCCGAGGCGCACCGGCACAATATGGAGTTCCACGCCTGGTTCAACCCCTACCGGGCCACGATGGACACCGTGACGCGCTCGCTGGCTCCGCTGCACCCGTATAAAAAGCATCCCGAGTGGTTTATCAAGTACGCGGGCCAGTACCTCTACAACCCCGGCCTGCCTGAGGTGCGCAACCACATCAAGCGCGTAATTATGGACGTGGTGCGGCGTTATGATATTGACGGCGTGCATTTTGATGACTACTTCTATCCTTACCCCGAGCCGAACCAGGTATTTCACGACGAGCAGGCTTTTCGCAGCCAAAACCCCGATAGCCTGAAGCTGGCCGACTGGCGGCGGCAGAACGTGAACGTGCTCATTCACGACCTGCACGACAGCATTCAAGCAGCCAAGCGCTGGGTGAAATTCGGAATTTCGCCCTTCGGCGTCTGGATGAACAAGAGCGCCGACCCGCTCGGCTCCGACACCCGCGCGGGCCAGCCCAGCTACTCCAACCTCTATGCCGACTCGCGCCTGTGGCTGGCGCAGGGCTGGGTCGATTACATCCTGCCTCAGCTTTATTGGAGCACCAAATTCCGGCTCGTGCCCTACGCCACGCTGCTGGAATGGTGGACGCGCAACCACTTTCAGCGCCACCTCTACATCGGGCACGGCACCTACCGCATGCTCGAAAGCACCCGCTCGGACACCGCCTGGCGCAACCCGCGCGAGCTGCCCCGCCAGATTCGCCTCAACCGCGACTACCCCCTCGATGTGCAGGGAAGCGTGTTTTTCTCGGCCAAATCACTGGCTACCAACCCGCTGCACACCACCGATTCGCTGCGCCAGGACCTGTACCGCGCCCCGGCGCTGGTGCCCGTCATGCCCTGGCTCGATAGCCTGGCCCCGCGCCCCGTGCGCGAGCTGGTGCTCAATCGCCTGGGCCACACCGCTACCCTCACCTGGCAGCCCGACCTGCGCCCCGCCGCCGATGGCGACCTGGCCGCCTACTACGTGCTCTACCGTTTCGAGCGCGGCCAGGTGATGGGGCCGAATGACCCGCGCCGCATCCTGACCATCGTGCGGCCCGGCGGCCCGGCCCAGCCTGGCACCTTTGCCGACACCACCGCGCTGCCCGGCGTGGCCTACGCCTACTTCCTCACCGCCGTGGACCGCCTGCACAACGAGAGCCTGCCGGTGCGCATTTTCAGCGAAGGCAAGCTGCCCGTCGAAACGCTGGCCGCCGCGCCGCCCGCCGTGGCCGTGGCGCCGCCCGTGGCCGCCCGCCCGGCCCCACGCCCGCCGGTGGCCGTAGTGCCCCGCCCGCCGTCGCGTCCCGCCGCATCTGGCGCTGAAGAGGCCGCCAAAACGAAAATTAAAGTCAAGGAGAAGCCGCGCCGCCGCGGCTTCTTCGCCCGCCTCTTCGGGTTGAAATAG
- a CDS encoding pyrroline-5-carboxylate reductase: MKILIIGGGNMGLTYARSFVRAHITSRLDLRLLARSPERVPALAAHEIGTVWGQPEDCVPGADILILAVKPQDSAALFDRLRGLVQPQQVVLSIMAGVRIDTLREVLGTPKIIRAMPNLPAQIGMGMTAFTSTDEVTRAELVQVQNLLSTTGKTVYVEQESAIDASTAISGSGPAYVYYCMEALMAAAAQMGFAPAEAELLVSQTFRGAVELYSQAGLSCQDWIARVASKGGTTEAALGAFGRGAVRESLMAGAEAARARAEELGKK; encoded by the coding sequence ATGAAAATCCTCATTATCGGCGGCGGCAACATGGGCCTGACCTACGCCCGCAGCTTTGTGCGCGCCCACATCACCTCGCGCCTTGACTTGCGCCTGCTGGCCCGTTCGCCCGAGCGCGTGCCCGCCCTGGCCGCCCACGAAATAGGCACCGTGTGGGGCCAGCCCGAAGACTGCGTGCCGGGTGCCGACATTCTCATTCTGGCCGTGAAACCGCAGGATTCGGCGGCGTTGTTTGACCGCCTACGCGGGCTGGTGCAGCCGCAGCAAGTGGTGCTCAGCATCATGGCCGGCGTGCGCATCGACACCCTGCGCGAGGTGCTGGGCACGCCCAAAATCATCCGGGCCATGCCCAACCTGCCCGCCCAGATTGGCATGGGCATGACCGCCTTCACCAGCACCGACGAGGTAACCCGCGCCGAGCTGGTGCAGGTCCAAAACCTGCTCTCGACCACCGGCAAAACTGTGTACGTGGAGCAGGAAAGCGCCATCGACGCCAGCACGGCCATTTCGGGCAGCGGCCCGGCCTACGTTTACTACTGCATGGAAGCCCTGATGGCCGCCGCCGCCCAAATGGGCTTTGCGCCCGCCGAGGCCGAACTGCTGGTGAGCCAGACCTTTCGCGGTGCCGTGGAATTGTATAGCCAGGCCGGCCTCAGCTGCCAGGACTGGATTGCCCGCGTGGCCTCCAAAGGCGGCACCACGGAGGCCGCCCTGGGCGCTTTCGGCCGCGGGGCCGTGCGCGAGAGCCTCATGGCCGGGGCCGAAGCCGCCCGCGCCCGTGCCGAGGAGTTAGGCAAAAAATAA